The DNA window GCGCCAGCACAACGCCGGCGCGGGCCACCGCTCCGACATCGACGGCTGGGACGCGGGGCGCTACCCCGAGAAGGCCGCCAAGGACTTCCTCAAGCTCCTGGAGAACGTCAAGCACAACGCCGACGAGCAGGGCTTCGACGGCGACGAGATGGTGATCAAACACGTCGCTCCCCACAAGGTGGGCGAGCGGCCGGGACGGAACCCGCGTGCGGCGGGGGCGACCCAGTGGAACACCACGCTCGCGGACGTCGAACTGATCATCGAGGAGCCGGAGGCTGAGAACTAATGGCTGACGAACACCAATTCATCGAGGACGGCCTTCGCCGTTCACAGATCAACGAGTTCTTCGCGGACGAGCTCGGCCGAGCCGGCTACGGCGGCATGGACGTCGCCAAGACGCCGATGGGCACGCAGATCGTCCTGAAGGCCGAGAAGCCCGGCATGGTGATCGGGAAGGGCGGGAAGAACATCCGCAAGATCACCACCGAGCTCGAGGACCGCTTCGACATGGACGACCCGCAGATCGACGTTCAGGAGGTCGACGAGCCCGACCTGAACGCCCAGATCGTCGCGGACCGGCTCGCGAACGCCTTAGAGCGCGGCTGGTACTTCCGGAAGGCGGGCCACACCACGATCGACCGGATCATGGACGCCGGAGCGCTCGGCGCGGAGATCGTCCTCTCCGGGAAGGTCACCGGGGCGCGCTCGCGCGTCGAGAAGTTCAACCGCGGCTACATCAAGCACAACGGCGAGCCCGCGGAGGAGGTCGTCGACCACGGCAAGGGCGTCGCGGTGATGAAGCTCGGCACCATCGGGGTCAACGTCAAGATCATCCCGCCGGGCGCGGAGCTGCCCGACGACTTCGGCGTCCGCGAGGACGCCGAGGTGCCCGAGGTCGACCAGGCCGACGCGGCCGGCGACGAGGGCGTCGAGTCGCTCCTCGAGGAGGAGCCGGAAGAGGTTCCGGACGTCGGGGACGACGACGAGGACGTGGCGGTCCCGGACGAGGACCCGGCCGACGTCATCGACGAGGAGATCGTCGAGGAGGTCGTCGAGGAGACGGGCGAGACCGCGACGGAGGCGACGGACGCCCCCGCGGAGGAGCCGGTCGAGACCGGCGACGTCGACGAGGAGTCCGAGGAGCTCGACGAGCTCGACGAGGAGATCGAATCGGAGGCGGCCGACCTGGTCGCCGAGATGGAGGCGGCCGACGAGGAAGCCGAGGAGGACGAATAAATGGCGATCCTCTACACCGACGAGATCCGCGACATGACCGCGGCGGAGCGGGAGGTCGAACTCGAGGAGCTCGAGACCGAACTCCTCAACACGAAGGCACAGCAGGCGGCCGGCGGGATGCCCGAGAGCCCCGGCCGCGTGAACGAGCTGAAGAAGACGATCGCCCGGATCAAGACGATCCAGGCGGAAGAAGGCGACTTCGACGACGAGTAACGATGATCTCCCCCGAAACGCTCGCACGGCACGAACTCGTCGGCCTCCCGGTTCGGGTGGCCGACGCCGACAGCGACGCCCACGTCGGGATCGCCGGTCGCGTGCTGTACGAGACGGAACGCACCCTCGTGGTGCGGACCGGATCGGGGGAAAGCGACAAGCGCGTGCCCAAGTCGGGCACGACCTTCGAGTTCGCGGTCGTCGAGACGGCGACCGCACGCACAGATGAAGCCGCCGACGACGGCCAGTCGTCGGGGTCCGCGTCCCAACTCGGGTCGGATACTGCGGGGGTCCGCCCCCGTCAGTCCGGCCCGTCCGGGTCCACACGCGTCGTCGACGGTGACGATGCGGATCCGGCGAGCCGGCGAGGCGAGTGCAAAGACGCGGTCTACGTAACGGTGGATGGCACGCGGCTGCGGGACCGGCCCGCCGAACGCACCGAACGAGGTGTCTCACAATGGCGATAGGAATCGACGTACCCATGCCTCCGGAGCCAGACGACCCGGAGGATTACGACTACGAGAAGTGCCCGTTCTACGGGCAGCTTCCCGTCCGCGGCCAGCTCCGAGAGGGGACGGTCGTGTCGACGGATATGGAAAAGACCGTCATCGTCGAGCGAGAATACGACGTGTTCGTACCGAAATACGACCGGTACATGAAGCGTCGGTCGCGCATCCCGGCACACGTGCCGGGCGTGCTCGACTCGCTCGAGGAAGGTGACGAAGTGACGATCGCGGAGACGCGGCCGCTCTCGAAGACGAAATCACACGTCGTCGTCGAGAACCTGTCGGGTGATCAGTGATGGAGGCGCTCAAGGCCGACGTCACGCAGGGGCTCTCGAAGGGCTCTCTCATCACGTGCGCCGACAACACGGGCGCGCGTGAGCTGAAGGTGATCTCCGTCGCCGGCTACTCCGGCACGAAGAACCGCCACCCGAAGGCGGGCATCGGCGACAAGGTGACCGTCTCGGTCACGAAGGGGACGCCGGAGATGCGGCGGCAGGTGCTGGAGGCGGTCGTCGTCCGCCAGCGCAAGCCGATCCGCCGTCCCGACGGCACGCGCGTCCGGTTCGAGGACAACGCGGCCGTGATCATCGACGACCTCGACGAGCCGCGGGGCACGGAGATCAAAGGCCCCGTCGCCCGCGAGGTCGCCGAACGCTACGGGAGCATCGCGTCCACCGCGACGATGATCGTGTAACCATGACGAAACAGCCACGCAAACAACGAAAACAGTCGGAGACCGCGCCGCTTCACGAGCGGCAACGGAAGGTCCGATCCCCGCTCACGCCCGAGCTCCGCGAGGAGTACGGCCAGCGGAACGTCCGCGTCAACGCGGGCGACACCGTCGAGGTGCTCCGCGGCGACGCCGCGGGGACCGAAGCGGAGGTCCTCTCGGTGGATCTGTCCGCCGAGCGGATCACCGTCGAGGACGTCACCGTCGAGCGAGCGGACGGGGAAGAGGCTCCCCGTCCGATCCCGGCGAGCAACGTCCGCGTGACGGAGCTGGACCTCTCGGACGACCGCCGCGAGGCGCGGCTCCAGGAGGACAACGAATGACGCGACATCAGAAACGACTGGCGGTACCGAACTCCTGGCCGGTCGAGCGGAAGACCCAGACGTTCACCGTGAAGGCCGGCGCAGGCCCCCACGGCGAGGCTGGCGTCCCGCTCGTCGTCCTGCTGCGGGACGTGCTCGGCTACGTCGACTCGACGAAGGAAGCGCGCTACGCGCTGAACAACGACTCGGTCCTCGTGAACGGGGACGCGGTGTCGGACGAGCAGCGTCCGATCGGGATGTTCGACATCCTGGCGTTCCCCGTCCGCGGGGAGTACTTCCGCGTGTTCCCCGACGAGGGGGGTCGACTCGCGTTAACGCCCGTCGACGAGGAGTCCGCGGGCAGCCGGCTCGGGAAGGTGGCGAACAAGGCGGTCGTCCCCGGCGGGGACGTCCAGCTGACGCTTCACGACGGGACGAACGTCCGCGTGGACGCCGGCACCGAGTACGACACCAAGGACTCGATCGTCATCGACAACGAGTCGAAGGAGGTCGTCGCCCACTTCGAGTACGAGGAGGGTGCCCTGGTCACCGCCATCGCCGGCCAGCACGCCGGTCAGATCGGCGAGATCGAGGCGATCGACGTCACCCTCGGCTCCGGCTCCAACACGGTCGTCGTCGGCGACGGCGAGGACCGCTACGAGACGGTCGAGGAGTACGTCGTCGTCATCGACGAGAACTTCACCGACGACGACACCGACGACGCCGACGAGGCGGGTGAGACGGATGAGTGACGCCGAGAGCGCGTCCCACGAGATGCGCGAGCCGTACCTGGAGAAGGTCGTCGTCCACATGGGCGTCGGTCAGGGCGGGGAGCCGCTCGCGGACGCCGAGAACATCATCGAGGAGGTCACCGGCCAGCAGTCGGTCCGGACCACCTCCAAGCGCACCATCGCCGAGTTCGGGATCCGCAAGGGCGACCCGATCGGCGTCAAGGTGACGCTGCGCGGCGAGGACGCCCACGCGTTCCTCGAGACGGCGCTCGATCTGGTCGACGTCTCGTCGAGCCAGTTCGACGACACGGGGAACCTGAGCTTCGGGGTCGAGGACCACACCGACTTCCCGAGCCAGGAGTACGACCCGAACATCGGCATCTACGGGCTCGACGTGACGACGACCATCGTCCGACCGGGCTACCGCGTCTCCAAGCGCGACAAGGTGACCCGGTCGATCCCGTCGAACCACCGGATGACCGCCGAGGACGCCATCGCGTTCCTCGAAACGAACTTCGACGTTGAGGTAACGGAATGAGCGAAGCGAACAACGAGACGGGCGAGCACGCGGCGAAACGCACCGGCCAGCAACACGAGTGCCGGCGCTGTGGCCGCGAGCAGGGGTTAGTCGGGAAGTACGACATCAACCTCTGCCGGCAGTGCTTCCGCGAGGTCGCTCGAGACATGGGATTCGAGAAGTACAGCTGATCATGACAGGAAACGATCCATTCGCCAACGCACTCGCCGGCATGGACAACGCCGAGAGCGTTGGCCACCTGTCGTACACGGTAGAGCCCGCTTCGAACATCATCGGCTCCGTCCTCGAGGTCCTCTACGACCGCGGGTACGTCGACGGCTTCGAGTACGTCGACGACGGGAAAGCCGGGAGGTTCGAGGTCGAACTGAAAGGCGCGATCAACGAATGTGGCGCCGTCAAGCCCCGCTACTCGGCGGGCGCGGACGACTTCGAGAAGTGGGAGAAGCGATACCTCCCCGCCCGTGACTACGGGACGCTGGTCGTCACGACGAGCCACGGCGTCATGAGCCACTACGAGGCCCGCGAGGAGGGCATCGGCGGCCAAGTGATCGCATACGTCTACTAACAATGAACAGAGTCGAAATCGAGATTCCGGACGACGTCTCCGCCGAGACCGATCACCTCGAACTCACCGTCGAGGGTCCAAACGGGAGCGTCACGCGACGCCTCTGGTACCCCGACATCGACGTGTCGGTCGAGGACGGCGCTGTCGTTATCGCCTCGGAGAACGAGGACGCGAAGACGAACGCCACGGTCGGCACCTTCGAGAGCCACGTCTCCAACATGATCCACGGCGTGACCGAGGGATGGGAGTACACGATGGAGGTGTACTACGCCCACTTCCCGATGCAGGTCGGCGTGGAGGGCGAGGAGGTCGTCATCGAGAACTTCCTCGGCGAGAAGGCGCAGCGACGCACCCCGATCCGCGGAGACACGGACGTACAGGTAGACGGCGAGACGGTCACGCTGTCGGGCTCCGACAAGGAGGCCGTCGGGCAGACCGCCGCCGACATCGAACAGCTGACCAAGGTGACCGACAAGGACACGCGCGTCTTCCAGGACGGCGTGTACATCGTCGAGAAGCCGACCGGAGGTGCCTGACATGGCAGACGAACTCGAAGACATCAGCGGCGTCGGTCCCTCGAAGGCGGACGCGCTTCGCGAGGCCGGCTACGAGACGGTCGAGGACGTGAAGGCCGCCTCCCAGTCGGAGCTCTCCGAGGTCGACGGCGTCGGCAACGCGCTCGCCGCGCGCATCAAAGCCGACGTCGGCGGTCTGGAGGTCGACGAGGAGGCAGAAGCGGAGATCGAAGACGAGACCGACGAGGAGGAGGCGGCGGAGGCCGAATCCGACGAGACGGTCGAGACGGAGCTGCGTCCCCGCGGCCACGCCGACAAGACGCCGGATCTGGACGAGGAGACCGCTCGCGCGCTCGCACAGAAGCACCGCGAGGGGAAACCGCAGTTCAACCGGCAGGACTACCACAAGAAAAAGCGGATCCCGACCTCGTGGCGCAAGCCGCGCGGCGGGCTCTCCAAGCAGCGCCGTCGCATGAAGGCGAAGGGTCCCGTCGTCGAGGCGGGTTTCCGCTCGCCGACGGCGTCGCGCGACCTCCAC is part of the Halorubrum aethiopicum genome and encodes:
- a CDS encoding 30S ribosomal protein S8; protein product: MTGNDPFANALAGMDNAESVGHLSYTVEPASNIIGSVLEVLYDRGYVDGFEYVDDGKAGRFEVELKGAINECGAVKPRYSAGADDFEKWEKRYLPARDYGTLVVTTSHGVMSHYEAREEGIGGQVIAYVY
- a CDS encoding 30S ribosomal protein S17, with product MAIGIDVPMPPEPDDPEDYDYEKCPFYGQLPVRGQLREGTVVSTDMEKTVIVEREYDVFVPKYDRYMKRRSRIPAHVPGVLDSLEEGDEVTIAETRPLSKTKSHVVVENLSGDQ
- a CDS encoding 30S ribosomal protein S14 — encoded protein: MSEANNETGEHAAKRTGQQHECRRCGREQGLVGKYDINLCRQCFREVARDMGFEKYS
- a CDS encoding 50S ribosomal protein L22, whose protein sequence is MGINYSVEADPETTAKGMLRDRPISVKDSKEISREIKGETVADAEAYLQEVIDEETSVPMRQHNAGAGHRSDIDGWDAGRYPEKAAKDFLKLLENVKHNADEQGFDGDEMVIKHVAPHKVGERPGRNPRAAGATQWNTTLADVELIIEEPEAEN
- a CDS encoding 50S ribosomal protein L32e; translation: MADELEDISGVGPSKADALREAGYETVEDVKAASQSELSEVDGVGNALAARIKADVGGLEVDEEAEAEIEDETDEEEAAEAESDETVETELRPRGHADKTPDLDEETARALAQKHREGKPQFNRQDYHKKKRIPTSWRKPRGGLSKQRRRMKAKGPVVEAGFRSPTASRDLHPSGFEEVRVHNTDDLEGVDGDTQAVRIASKVGARKRELIEDEAEEREIRVLNPTYVEVEVDDE
- the rpmC gene encoding 50S ribosomal protein L29; the encoded protein is MAILYTDEIRDMTAAEREVELEELETELLNTKAQQAAGGMPESPGRVNELKKTIARIKTIQAEEGDFDDE
- a CDS encoding 50S ribosomal protein L6, giving the protein MNRVEIEIPDDVSAETDHLELTVEGPNGSVTRRLWYPDIDVSVEDGAVVIASENEDAKTNATVGTFESHVSNMIHGVTEGWEYTMEVYYAHFPMQVGVEGEEVVIENFLGEKAQRRTPIRGDTDVQVDGETVTLSGSDKEAVGQTAADIEQLTKVTDKDTRVFQDGVYIVEKPTGGA
- a CDS encoding 30S ribosomal protein S4e, which codes for MTRHQKRLAVPNSWPVERKTQTFTVKAGAGPHGEAGVPLVVLLRDVLGYVDSTKEARYALNNDSVLVNGDAVSDEQRPIGMFDILAFPVRGEYFRVFPDEGGRLALTPVDEESAGSRLGKVANKAVVPGGDVQLTLHDGTNVRVDAGTEYDTKDSIVIDNESKEVVAHFEYEEGALVTAIAGQHAGQIGEIEAIDVTLGSGSNTVVVGDGEDRYETVEEYVVVIDENFTDDDTDDADEAGETDE
- a CDS encoding ribonuclease P protein component 1; this translates as MISPETLARHELVGLPVRVADADSDAHVGIAGRVLYETERTLVVRTGSGESDKRVPKSGTTFEFAVVETATARTDEAADDGQSSGSASQLGSDTAGVRPRQSGPSGSTRVVDGDDADPASRRGECKDAVYVTVDGTRLRDRPAERTERGVSQWR
- a CDS encoding 30S ribosomal protein S3; protein product: MADEHQFIEDGLRRSQINEFFADELGRAGYGGMDVAKTPMGTQIVLKAEKPGMVIGKGGKNIRKITTELEDRFDMDDPQIDVQEVDEPDLNAQIVADRLANALERGWYFRKAGHTTIDRIMDAGALGAEIVLSGKVTGARSRVEKFNRGYIKHNGEPAEEVVDHGKGVAVMKLGTIGVNVKIIPPGAELPDDFGVREDAEVPEVDQADAAGDEGVESLLEEEPEEVPDVGDDDEDVAVPDEDPADVIDEEIVEEVVEETGETATEATDAPAEEPVETGDVDEESEELDELDEEIESEAADLVAEMEAADEEAEEDE
- the rplX gene encoding 50S ribosomal protein L24, translating into MTKQPRKQRKQSETAPLHERQRKVRSPLTPELREEYGQRNVRVNAGDTVEVLRGDAAGTEAEVLSVDLSAERITVEDVTVERADGEEAPRPIPASNVRVTELDLSDDRREARLQEDNE
- a CDS encoding 50S ribosomal protein L5, producing MSDAESASHEMREPYLEKVVVHMGVGQGGEPLADAENIIEEVTGQQSVRTTSKRTIAEFGIRKGDPIGVKVTLRGEDAHAFLETALDLVDVSSSQFDDTGNLSFGVEDHTDFPSQEYDPNIGIYGLDVTTTIVRPGYRVSKRDKVTRSIPSNHRMTAEDAIAFLETNFDVEVTE
- a CDS encoding 50S ribosomal protein L14, producing MEALKADVTQGLSKGSLITCADNTGARELKVISVAGYSGTKNRHPKAGIGDKVTVSVTKGTPEMRRQVLEAVVVRQRKPIRRPDGTRVRFEDNAAVIIDDLDEPRGTEIKGPVAREVAERYGSIASTATMIV